The genomic DNA ATATATGAAGACATCAATCATTCACATCTTTCCccagacacaaaaacatgtgtATACCTGTGGAGTGAAATCATCTCACAGCATCAGTAAGACTGACCAACATCTCTCCAACATTACTCCTCCAAACTTGAACTCGTTGTTTTTACGGCTGCAGCAGTTTCACAAAGTGGGAATTCATTACTTGTGACAGTAACAGTCATCAACAAAGTGAACCTAAATAGTTGCTTTGTCTGGATTTGATGATATTTCATGCAACCTCTGGCAACTGACAGAAAGGGAGACGACACAATGTTGGTTGTGGAACTGGTTTTGTCATCGAGGCGATGAGGCAGCGTCCCATCAGTGAACACAGAGGTAGAAGCACAGACCAGTCAGAGCAGAAACAGCTGACATCGTAGCAGCTGAGATGAAGAGTACAAAGAACGAGATTCAGACAAGTGATGAAGAGCGAGGAAAGTGGGCCAGCAAAAGAGAATATATTCTGGTTGTTGCAGGGAATGTTGTCGGCTTGGGGAACGTGTGGAGGTTCCCTTATCTGTGCTACAAGAATGGTGGAGGTGACTATTTGAAACTTGTTTTTGGTACAATGCAATTGTTGAAAAGCATTGATGCTTTAATGGTCTTATATGTCTGTATGACTGTTATCCTCCTACAGGTGCCTTTTTGGTGCCATATGGTCTGTTAGCTATATTTTCCGGGATACCTCTGTTTCTACTGGAGATCTCAGTGGGTCAGTACACTCAGGAAGGATTCATCACCTGCTGGAGGAAGTTGTGTCCACTGGCAAAGGGTGAGCTGATCCGAGTTAACAAGTTTGATGCTAATATGTGAATTATAAAACCACTGTATtctaaaagtcacaaaaatgtgtttttctcttgaAGGAATTGGAGTTGGACAACTGGTAATTTCACTCTCAACAGTCATCTATGTCATAGTTGAAGCGTGGACTCTCTTCTACCTGGTGTTCTCATTCAGATCCACGCTCCCCTGGGTCTCCTGTGACAACACCTGGAATACAGGTAGGACTTCTATGTGACTGTTTTCAGTTGCTCTGTATTGTAATGTTTTGAGATTTAGATTCATTCTCAGGTTGTTGTAGTTGCAGACGCTATTTGTTAGTTAACTCTAACAGTTAGTTAGTTAACTCTTTGTAGTTATTGATAACTGTAGCACTAAAACTAAAAAGCAATCTAATATTTTGTGGATTAATGTTTTGTATGTCTCTAAATCAGTTTCTTAGTTCATCTAATAAACACGATGGGTACCTATTAAAACCCATTTAACTAGCTGCACAATTAGCGATAATGCATTTGTTGTGAAGGCAGAATTCACAGGGATATGTCGGCGGGTAGGCAGGGGAGAAGAGAAGTAGAACCAACCACAAGAACACAGCCATCCCTGGTCTGGCCACTTCCATCATGCTATGTTGGATATCATGACTGATCTCATTTCTAGGACTATGTATTTGTCATATGCAAACATCATGCTAaagagctatgagccactcctcaagttcagaaggaggatgTGTGATTTCTACCTGGTGCTTTCAGAAATAATGACCAAGCACACAAGGCATGTACATTAGGAGCCTTTCATGCCTTTGTTTGCCTGTTATCTTATTTTAGCTGAATTTTAGCAAGAGAACTGAACATGTTTTCCACCACTGATTTGTGTCACCTGATCTTCagcataacacacacaaacacattcccaTCATCACATCCAGAATATCCTATGCAGTCATCCCCACTGAAACTTGTCTGTTCCTCAAACCAGCTGACTGTCTCGCGACGTTTGATTCATCTAATGTGACTACAAATCAGACCAAAGGGACTCCAGCAGCAGTCGAGTTCTGGGAGTGAGTCCAACTcaatatgaaatgttttcatgttacTTCAGGAGGCATTTTGTATTTCACTTGTTCTGGTTCTTAGTTTGAATTTTCAATCTGCTTTGCTGAGAGACATCTGAGAGTTTGAAGATTTGTGTTAAAGACAACAGAGAATTTAAATAAAGCCAAAAAGTTTTGTGTTTCAACGTATTTCTCCACACAATTCATGTTACTTTTTAGTCCTACGTGTTAAATCTGTCTCTCCTCAGACGGAGGATGCTGGGCATGTCTGGAGGCATTGAGGAGCTGGGCAGCGTGAGATGGGAGCTGGCCTTGTGTCTTCTGGCCTGCTGGGTCTTCTGCTACTTCAGTGTCTGGAAAGGAGTCAGATCCTCTGGAAAGGTCCTGTAGAAACAGTTTGGTGCCAATAATTATCAATCACTTTATTGACGAACCCTCTAACAATGCTCTTTTCATTCAGGTAGCTTATTTCACAGCCACGTTCCCCTACGTGATGCTTCTGGTCCTGCTCATTAAAGGCTTGACTCTACCTGGAGCTTCTGAAGGGATCTACTACTACCTGTACCCAGACATCAACCGCCTGGCTGACCTTCAGGTGGATATTATGACAGTATACAGGCTGACATGCATCTCAAGTAATTGGGTTTTGTTCGCATTGATTTAGACACTTAGTTTGCTTTTCCAGAAGGCTCTAGGCAAAcattctcctgtcttttttatGGCTCATTTTTGAATAACTGCTCCATTTTGTACTTTGTTGACTCTGCTACAAGCAGAACTCACACTTCAGTACATAATCATCCTTCTATTACGTTGCAGGTCTGGATAGAAGCAGGCTCCCAAATATTTTTCTCCTACGGTCTTACTGCAGGGGTTCTAAATGTCCTGGGCAGCTATAATAAGTACCACAACAACTGCTACAAGTACGTACATGACAGATACCTCAAGGAATGTGATGCTGGTTGCAAGTGAAGTGGCTCTTGCGTTAGACTGATGAGAGCCGCACGTATCATTAACATTGGTGCCTCTTAAAGAAGGCTCTACTGTCTCTGTGTGGACCCAGGGACTGTTTCTGGATCTGCGTGCTGAACAGTGGAACCAGTT from Antennarius striatus isolate MH-2024 chromosome 18, ASM4005453v1, whole genome shotgun sequence includes the following:
- the LOC137612460 gene encoding sodium- and chloride-dependent GABA transporter 3-like, with the protein product MKSTKNEIQTSDEERGKWASKREYILVVAGNVVGLGNVWRFPYLCYKNGGGAFLVPYGLLAIFSGIPLFLLEISVGQYTQEGFITCWRKLCPLAKGIGVGQLVISLSTVIYVIVEAWTLFYLVFSFRSTLPWVSCDNTWNTADCLATFDSSNVTTNQTKGTPAAVEFWERRMLGMSGGIEELGSVRWELALCLLACWVFCYFSVWKGVRSSGKVAYFTATFPYVMLLVLLIKGLTLPGASEGIYYYLYPDINRLADLQVWIEAGSQIFFSYGLTAGVLNVLGSYNKYHNNCYKDCFWICVLNSGTSFVAGFAVFSVLGFMAHEQGVTVDNVTESGPGLAFIAYPQATALMPLPQFWTACFFLMLFLLSVDSHFVAVESIFSTVKDLFPRSFRLRVRHEIFVLIGCIILYLLQLTVVTEGGIYVFNLIDFYGSTRVCMNFMAICECMALGWIFGAERVSNIIEDMTGHRPSVFFRVSWKFIIPLLSLISFVLYLVDYKHLKVKDYIYPDWAYALGWTMTLSSVLMVPLWAVGQMCLTPGTFRQRLSVLCHPAEDPAWQGRKTVEEATMVQLMMPTVTT